A single window of Streptomyces xanthii DNA harbors:
- a CDS encoding DUF5994 family protein — protein MTATTPSRPARLTLTRRRPLPGLLDGAWWPFSRDLATELPALVDAMEERCGPVTRITVGPARWHRGPREIIAMGHTVHLAWFTGQDPDLIVLRSYGLGRCDLLVVPPETAAASADLMMASVPGTEITDRHGTRGTAAQEGLKPSAPLSPVVGARVLPLPRSMWR, from the coding sequence ATGACCGCAACCACTCCCTCCCGCCCGGCGCGCCTCACCCTCACGAGGAGGCGTCCCCTGCCCGGCCTGCTGGACGGCGCCTGGTGGCCGTTCTCACGTGACCTCGCCACCGAACTGCCGGCTCTGGTGGACGCCATGGAGGAACGCTGCGGGCCCGTCACCCGCATCACTGTCGGCCCCGCACGCTGGCACAGGGGCCCTCGCGAGATCATCGCCATGGGCCACACCGTTCACCTCGCCTGGTTCACCGGACAGGACCCCGACCTCATCGTCCTGCGCTCCTACGGCCTCGGCCGGTGCGACCTCCTGGTGGTGCCGCCCGAGACCGCGGCCGCGTCGGCAGACCTCATGATGGCCTCGGTCCCCGGCACCGAGATCACGGACAGACACGGCACCCGGGGAACCGCCGCACAAGAGGGGCTCAAGCCATCTGCGCCGCTCAGCCCCGTCGTCGGGGCACGCGTGCTCCCGCTGCCGCGCAGCATGTGGAGGTGA
- a CDS encoding PP2C family protein-serine/threonine phosphatase, whose amino-acid sequence MTAGRHTHREAERAESFGEALLGGFLDRAHELHPDQVGPLVAATVVRLGGRDTQLLLQDYGQRTLIPHPGGGLANGAPLPIERSEAGRCFLTSRPVEVALPDGVRVYLPLLDGGATAGVLALTLDRVTDDDRRVLRRLAALVAGLVRTKDGYTDQFFRTRRSEPMSVAAEIQWALLPPLAMTMPQVAVAGVLEPAYDVAGDSFDYTLNGPFLHLAMIDAMGHGLDAATMATVAIGAYRHARRTSVELEKIYRFMDEAIAEQFAPDHFVTAQMMQLDTDTGRLQWVNAGHPAPLLIRDHHVIGRLEGPTTLPVGFGGAQPEVNERGLEPGDRILCFSDGLVEEHANGQKEFGEEQLITWIHRLDRAERGVREVARDLSHTLMQARDDTTTDDATLVLLEWRGPALDGEK is encoded by the coding sequence ATGACCGCCGGACGGCACACGCACCGGGAGGCCGAGCGCGCGGAGAGCTTCGGGGAGGCCCTGCTGGGCGGGTTCCTCGACCGTGCGCACGAACTGCACCCTGACCAGGTCGGGCCGTTGGTCGCCGCGACGGTTGTCCGGTTGGGCGGCCGTGACACGCAGCTGCTGCTCCAGGACTACGGGCAGCGAACGCTGATCCCTCATCCCGGCGGGGGACTGGCGAACGGCGCGCCGCTGCCCATCGAACGTTCCGAGGCCGGTCGGTGCTTCCTCACTTCCCGCCCCGTCGAGGTGGCGCTGCCCGACGGCGTACGCGTGTACCTGCCGCTGCTGGACGGTGGCGCAACGGCCGGCGTCCTGGCGCTCACGCTGGACCGTGTCACCGACGACGACCGCCGCGTACTGCGCAGGCTCGCGGCCTTGGTCGCCGGCCTGGTGAGGACCAAGGACGGCTACACCGATCAGTTCTTCCGCACCCGCCGCAGCGAACCGATGAGCGTCGCCGCCGAGATCCAGTGGGCGCTGCTGCCGCCGCTGGCCATGACCATGCCGCAGGTGGCCGTCGCCGGAGTGCTGGAGCCGGCCTACGACGTGGCGGGCGACAGTTTCGACTACACCCTGAACGGCCCGTTCCTGCACCTCGCCATGATCGACGCGATGGGCCACGGCCTGGACGCGGCCACCATGGCCACGGTCGCCATCGGCGCCTACCGGCACGCCCGCCGGACCAGCGTCGAGCTGGAGAAGATCTATCGCTTCATGGACGAGGCGATCGCCGAACAATTCGCCCCGGACCACTTCGTCACCGCCCAGATGATGCAGCTGGACACCGACACAGGCCGGCTCCAGTGGGTCAACGCCGGCCACCCCGCGCCCCTGCTGATCCGCGACCATCACGTCATCGGCCGCCTCGAAGGCCCCACGACCCTCCCCGTCGGCTTCGGCGGGGCACAGCCCGAGGTCAACGAACGCGGACTCGAACCAGGTGATCGCATCCTGTGCTTCAGCGACGGACTGGTCGAGGAACACGCGAACGGGCAGAAGGAGTTCGGCGAGGAACAGCTGATCACCTGGATCCACCGACTGGACCGCGCCGAACGGGGCGTCCGCGAAGTCGCACGCGACCTGTCCCACACCCTCATGCAAGCCCGGGACGACACCACGACCGACGATGCCACGCTCGTCCTCCTGGAATGGCGCGGCCCCGCCCTCGACGGCGAGAAGTAG
- a CDS encoding DUF5994 family protein: MDDSTAPDRVTPPDGIDAYEMPLPRLKLTPEASHGPLDGAWWPRCDALELELPALVGMLNPDAGAVTGVTVDAASWPDAPGTVMAPHQVIAVAETLLATEEHAITVDCGSLGRWELLVIPPDEPPGTATRLLRAAADPENPLSAPRLLALTENGVDGEAAWESEGGPAPVGT, from the coding sequence ATGGATGACAGCACAGCGCCCGACCGGGTCACGCCACCCGACGGCATCGACGCGTACGAGATGCCGCTGCCCCGACTCAAGCTCACGCCCGAAGCCAGCCACGGTCCGCTGGACGGGGCGTGGTGGCCGCGCTGCGACGCGCTGGAACTCGAACTGCCCGCACTCGTCGGCATGTTGAACCCGGACGCGGGCGCCGTCACCGGAGTCACCGTGGACGCCGCGTCCTGGCCCGACGCCCCGGGGACCGTCATGGCACCCCATCAGGTGATCGCGGTGGCCGAGACCCTCCTCGCCACGGAAGAACACGCGATCACCGTGGACTGCGGCTCACTGGGGCGCTGGGAACTGCTCGTGATCCCACCCGACGAGCCGCCCGGCACGGCCACTCGCCTGCTGCGAGCCGCCGCAGACCCCGAGAACCCGCTGTCCGCCCCACGCCTCCTGGCACTCACCGAGAACGGCGTCGACGGAGAAGCCGCATGGGAGTCGGAAGGCGGACCTGCCCCCGTAGGGACCTGA